In Zingiber officinale cultivar Zhangliang chromosome 1A, Zo_v1.1, whole genome shotgun sequence, a genomic segment contains:
- the LOC122027482 gene encoding protein ETHYLENE-INSENSITIVE 2-like isoform X1, translated as MPMASFPAIGPAFAISMGYVDLGKWLAAVDGGAQFGNDLMLLVLLFNLTAILCQYLATCVSIVTEKNLAEICRDEYSGTTCMILGGQAELSLIISNLTMILGVAHGFNLLLGVDLFTCVCLAAAGSTILSFLMHLLVQNDRRVGLVCETISGMALVFYVLGVLISQPEIPLAKNIMFPKLSGESAYSLMALLGANIMVHNFYVHSSIVQQQQQKRPLNVPVGALLHDHFFAIMFIFTGISLVNYVLMNSAASVFGSTDMDLNFRDVSLLMDQIFRIPIAPIAVLLLLFCSQVGALAWNSDGPQLLHNSFGANVSVWNHFLLAKAFSVIPALCCAKIVGAEGIYQSLILCQVIQAMLLPSSVIPLFRVASSRSVMGEYKMAWYLDIMSLLAFLLILASNIIFINEMLFGNSSWINNLKENRRFGGTVIYAVILLAACALILFTLYLAVTPLKSASYFPEEGTMFSLKDELNEETKDDIRDKATITTKDECQPIEHQLSLEPTVENTVYHTDRSLSESIPEQSDTAIDSDNDWHRTIDSAGASDMTFDSDHDCQQPFPGSSSPDIFITPIFEPELSKSIDVADLETVSDTSTSILLDTTVKERHQCEAEKEDLALEAAIACVMDQDKTLETTDSVGELLVPPVSEPVPHSRSEDSECGNTVPVKNSDVSGNLPKLSGLGRTTRRQFAAILDEFWGQLFDFHGKPSQEAVGQKYDSLLGLDLKSVSSVKGDIGAESSVSLHKDTDRGTIFPPNPMEYNSRKLKNLTSGDLSYGFQMGSSTWSQNMQAKTHFLNSAGSLPETNERRYSSLYLPQYSDNHDYQPATIHGYQLTSYLKEIAAARNPCSSNVAPESPRVTKSSLKVPPGFGDSVPYSDRQNGLSSLAASSLQSPASRVSRMQAEGNFFNPSLVEPIENAGSFAYEKKYHSSPDISALIAASRNYYLNESKLGGPIGFRPSVGRMMTNQHQYLNPISRTAVSSPFNELYSPNLQRDALPPQPNLSSDTKSLWAMQPFEQLFTVPTREYDIGRRVVPDKPGHTFQDVFPYAEVERRLLQSLRSCIMKLLKLENSDWLFRPNDGCDEELIYQVATTEKNMCKVVEMNQLDYGELHLSPERKLSSVQRNEEADIAYTLWLPNCRDGCIWCASLVVSFGVWCIHRILDLSLVESRPELWGKYTYVLNRLQGILDLAFSRHRAPLHSCSCLDVPAEITEPSNSPMRSKLINQSFTTAAMILDIIKEVEISVSGRKGRTGTAAGDIAFPKGKENLASVLKRYKRRLLNKSAGTQEVSLPRKIQTTPAL; from the exons ATGCCCATGGCATCCTTCCCTGCTATTGGTCCTGCTTTCGCCATTTCTATGGGATACGTTGACCTTGGAAAATGGTTGGCAGCTGTTGACGGAGGAGCCCAATTTGGGAATGATCTGATGCTATTAGTTCTATTATTCAACTTAACTGCCATTCTGTGCCAGTATCTTGCAACTTGTGTTAGTATTGTCACTGAAAAAAATCTAGCAGAG ATTTGCAGGGATGAATATTCAGGAACAACCTGTATGATTTTGGGAGGTCAAGCTGAGCTCTCCCTGATCATTTCAAACTTAACTATG ATTCTGGGAGTGGCACATGGTTTCAATCTTCTGCTCGGTGTCGACCTATTTACATGTGTCTGTTTAGCTGCAGCTGGTTCTACTATTTTGTCCTTTTTGATGCATCTCTTG GTGCAGAATGATCGGCGGGTTGGACTTGTGTGCGAAACCATATCTGGTATGGCTTTGGTGTTCTATGTCCTCGGGGTACTAATCAGTCAACCTGAAATTCCTCTTGCAAAGAATATTATGTTTCCCAAGTTGAGTGGAGAGAGTGCATACTCACTTATGGCCCTTCTTGGTGCGAATATCATGGTGCATAATTTTTATGTTCACTCTTCAATTGTTCAG cagcagcagcagaagaGACCCTTGAATGTTCCTGTAGGTGCTTTACTTCATGACCATTTTTTTGCAATAATGTTCATCTTCACTGGCATATCTCTGGTTAATTATGTGCTGATGAACTCAGCTGCATCTGTTTTTGGAAGCACTGACATGGATCTCAACTTCCGTGATGTGTCTCTGCTGATGGATCAG ATTTTTAGGATTCCTATAGCACCTATCGCTGTTTTGCTTCTCCTATTCTGTAGTCAGGTTGGAGCTTTGGCTTGGAATTCAGACGGGCCACAActtttgcataattcttttggtGCAAATGTTTCTGTTTGGAATCATTTTCTGTTAGCTAAAGCTTTCTCTGTGATTCCAGCACTTTGCTGTGCAAAAATTGTAGGTGCTGAAGGGATATATCAATCTCTTATTTTGTGTCAAGTTATACAGGCTATGCTTCTTCCGTCTTCTGTAATTCCGCTTTTTAGAGTAGCATCTTCAAGATCAGTAATGGGGGAATACAAAATGGCATGGTATCTGGATATAATGTCTTTGTTGGCATTCCTTCTGATTCTTGCTTCAAATATAATCTTCATCAATGAAATGTTATTTGGAAATAGTAGCTGGATAAACAACCTTAAGGAAAATAGAAGATTTGGTGGAACAGTCATATATGCTGTCATTCTCCTTGCTGCTTGTGCTTTGATACTTTTTACACTATACTTGGCAGTTACACCTCTGAAATCTGCAAGTTATTTTCCAGAGGAAGGAACCATGTTTTCGCTGAAGGATGAACTAAACGAGGAAACAAAAGATGACATTCGAGATAAGGCTACTATTACTACCAAAGATGAATGTCAACCTATTGAGCATCAGCTTTCTCTGGAACCTACCGTGGAGAATACTGTGTACCATACTGATCGATCACTTTCGGAATCTATACCTGAACAATCTGATACTGCTATAGATTCTGATAATGATTGGCATCGAACTATTGACAGTGCCGGTGCTTCTGATATGACTTTTGATTCTGATCATGATTGCCAACAACCTTTTCCTGGCTCCAGCTCACCTGACATTTTTATTACTCCAATATTTGAACCTGAACTATCAAAGTCTATTGATGTAGCTGACTTAGAAACTGTGAGTGACACATCCACCAGTATCTTGTTAGATACTACTGTTAAAGAAAGGCATCAATgtgaagcagagaaggaagattTGGCATTAGAAGCAGCTATTGCCTGTGTGATGGACCAAGACAAGACATTAGAGACTACTGATTCTGTGGGTGAGTTGTTGGTTCCTCCGGTCAGTGAGCCGGTGCCACATTCAAGATCTGAAGATTCTGAATGTGGTAATACTGTTCCTGTAAAAAATTCAGATGTCAGTGGAAACTTACCAAAATTATCTGGATTAGGTCGCACAACTAGACGACAATTTGCTGCCATATTGGATGAGTTCTGGGGTCAACTTTTTGATTTCCATGGGAAACCATCACAAGAAGCTGTTGGACAAAAGTATGATTCTTTATTGGGATTAGACTTGAAAAGTGTTAGTTCTGTAAAAGGTGATATTGGAGCAGAGTCATCTGTTAGTTTACATAAAGACACTGATAGGGGAACAATTTTCCCACCAAACCCAATGGAATACAACTCTCGTAAGCTGAAAAACTTGACTAGTGGAGATTTATCTTATGGATTTCAGATGGGCTCTTCAACTTGGTCTCAAAACATGCAAGCAAAAACACATTTTCTAAACTCAGCTGGCAGCCTACCCGAGACAAATGAAAGACGTTATTCTAGTTTGTATCTGCCGCAATATTCTGACAACCATGATTATCAGCCAGCTACAATCCATGGATATCAATTAACATCTTATCTAAAGGAAATTGCTGCAGCAAGAAATCCTTGTTCCTCAAATGTGGCTCCTGAATCTCCAAGAGTTACTAAATCATCTCTTAAAGTTCCTCCGGGATTTGGGGATTCAGTTCCATACAGTGATAGACAAAATGGACTGAGTTCACTTGCAGCGTCTAGTTTGCAAAGTCCAGCATCTCGAGTTAGCAGAATGCAGGCTGAAGGAAATTTTTTCAATCCTTCTTTGGTTGAACCGATAGAAAATGCTGGCTCTTTTGCCTATGAAAAGAAATATCATAGTTCTCCAGACATTTCTGCCCTTATCGCTGCTAGCAGGAACTATTACTTGAACGAGTCAAAGTTGGGTGGTCCTATTGGTTTCAGACCATCTGTTGGTAGGATGATGACTAACCAACACCAATATTTGAATCCTATCTCCAGGACTGCAGTTTCATCACCATTCAATGAGCTCTACTCACCCAATCTCCAGAGAGATGCTCTCCCACCTCAACCGAATTTGAGTTCAGACACCAAATCTCTTTGGGCTATGCAACCATTTGAACAATTATTTACTGTGCCAACCAGAGAATACGATATAGGCAGACGAGTGGTCCCTGACAAACCTGGACACACTTTCCAAGATGTTTTTCCTTATGCTGAGGTAGAACGCAGGTTGTTACAGTCCCTTCGTTCTTGTATTATGAAGCTTCTGAAATTGGAAAACTCAGATTGGCTTTTTAGACCAAATGATGGATGCGATGAGGAGCTAATTTATCAAGTTGCTACAACGGAGAAGAATATGTGCAAAGTGGTTGAGATGAATCAATTAGATTATGGTGAACTTCACTTATCTCCTGAACGAAAGCTTAGTTCAGTTCAGAGGAATGAGGAGGCAGATATCGCTTACACTTTGTGGTTGCCTAATTGTCGAGATGGTTGTATATGGTGTGCGTCGCTTGTTGTAAGTTTTGGAGTTTGGTGTATTCATCGGATATTGGATCTCTCCCTCGTGGAAAGCCGTCCAGAGTTGTGGGGCAAATACACTTATGTCCTCAATCGTCTTCAG GGGATTCTTGATCTTGCATTTTCTAGGCACCGCGCTCCTCTCCACTCTTGCTCATGTCTCGATGTACCAGCGGAAATTACCGAACCTTCCAACTCTCCTATGCGGTCAAAACTGATAAATCAATCCTTCACAACAGCAGCTATGATACTTGATATCATAAAGGAAGTTGAAATTTCAGTCTCGGGTCGAAAGGGTCGGACCGGCACTGCTGCCGGCGACATTGCGTTTCCGAAGGGGAAGGAGAACTTGGCATCTGTTTTGAAGCGTTACAAGCGCCGGCTCTTGAACAAGAGTGCTGGAACACAGGAAGTTTCTTTACCCCGCAAAATTCAAACAACTCCAGCTCTATAG
- the LOC122027482 gene encoding protein ETHYLENE-INSENSITIVE 2-like isoform X2, giving the protein MPMASFPAIGPAFAISMGYVDLGKWLAAVDGGAQFGNDLMLLVLLFNLTAILCQYLATCVSIVTEKNLAEICRDEYSGTTCMILGGQAELSLIISNLTMILGVAHGFNLLLGVDLFTCVCLAAAGSTILSFLMHLLVQNDRRVGLVCETISGMALVFYVLGVLISQPEIPLAKNIMFPKLSGESAYSLMALLGANIMVHNFYVHSSIVQQQQKRPLNVPVGALLHDHFFAIMFIFTGISLVNYVLMNSAASVFGSTDMDLNFRDVSLLMDQIFRIPIAPIAVLLLLFCSQVGALAWNSDGPQLLHNSFGANVSVWNHFLLAKAFSVIPALCCAKIVGAEGIYQSLILCQVIQAMLLPSSVIPLFRVASSRSVMGEYKMAWYLDIMSLLAFLLILASNIIFINEMLFGNSSWINNLKENRRFGGTVIYAVILLAACALILFTLYLAVTPLKSASYFPEEGTMFSLKDELNEETKDDIRDKATITTKDECQPIEHQLSLEPTVENTVYHTDRSLSESIPEQSDTAIDSDNDWHRTIDSAGASDMTFDSDHDCQQPFPGSSSPDIFITPIFEPELSKSIDVADLETVSDTSTSILLDTTVKERHQCEAEKEDLALEAAIACVMDQDKTLETTDSVGELLVPPVSEPVPHSRSEDSECGNTVPVKNSDVSGNLPKLSGLGRTTRRQFAAILDEFWGQLFDFHGKPSQEAVGQKYDSLLGLDLKSVSSVKGDIGAESSVSLHKDTDRGTIFPPNPMEYNSRKLKNLTSGDLSYGFQMGSSTWSQNMQAKTHFLNSAGSLPETNERRYSSLYLPQYSDNHDYQPATIHGYQLTSYLKEIAAARNPCSSNVAPESPRVTKSSLKVPPGFGDSVPYSDRQNGLSSLAASSLQSPASRVSRMQAEGNFFNPSLVEPIENAGSFAYEKKYHSSPDISALIAASRNYYLNESKLGGPIGFRPSVGRMMTNQHQYLNPISRTAVSSPFNELYSPNLQRDALPPQPNLSSDTKSLWAMQPFEQLFTVPTREYDIGRRVVPDKPGHTFQDVFPYAEVERRLLQSLRSCIMKLLKLENSDWLFRPNDGCDEELIYQVATTEKNMCKVVEMNQLDYGELHLSPERKLSSVQRNEEADIAYTLWLPNCRDGCIWCASLVVSFGVWCIHRILDLSLVESRPELWGKYTYVLNRLQGILDLAFSRHRAPLHSCSCLDVPAEITEPSNSPMRSKLINQSFTTAAMILDIIKEVEISVSGRKGRTGTAAGDIAFPKGKENLASVLKRYKRRLLNKSAGTQEVSLPRKIQTTPAL; this is encoded by the exons ATGCCCATGGCATCCTTCCCTGCTATTGGTCCTGCTTTCGCCATTTCTATGGGATACGTTGACCTTGGAAAATGGTTGGCAGCTGTTGACGGAGGAGCCCAATTTGGGAATGATCTGATGCTATTAGTTCTATTATTCAACTTAACTGCCATTCTGTGCCAGTATCTTGCAACTTGTGTTAGTATTGTCACTGAAAAAAATCTAGCAGAG ATTTGCAGGGATGAATATTCAGGAACAACCTGTATGATTTTGGGAGGTCAAGCTGAGCTCTCCCTGATCATTTCAAACTTAACTATG ATTCTGGGAGTGGCACATGGTTTCAATCTTCTGCTCGGTGTCGACCTATTTACATGTGTCTGTTTAGCTGCAGCTGGTTCTACTATTTTGTCCTTTTTGATGCATCTCTTG GTGCAGAATGATCGGCGGGTTGGACTTGTGTGCGAAACCATATCTGGTATGGCTTTGGTGTTCTATGTCCTCGGGGTACTAATCAGTCAACCTGAAATTCCTCTTGCAAAGAATATTATGTTTCCCAAGTTGAGTGGAGAGAGTGCATACTCACTTATGGCCCTTCTTGGTGCGAATATCATGGTGCATAATTTTTATGTTCACTCTTCAATTGTTCAG cagcagcagaagaGACCCTTGAATGTTCCTGTAGGTGCTTTACTTCATGACCATTTTTTTGCAATAATGTTCATCTTCACTGGCATATCTCTGGTTAATTATGTGCTGATGAACTCAGCTGCATCTGTTTTTGGAAGCACTGACATGGATCTCAACTTCCGTGATGTGTCTCTGCTGATGGATCAG ATTTTTAGGATTCCTATAGCACCTATCGCTGTTTTGCTTCTCCTATTCTGTAGTCAGGTTGGAGCTTTGGCTTGGAATTCAGACGGGCCACAActtttgcataattcttttggtGCAAATGTTTCTGTTTGGAATCATTTTCTGTTAGCTAAAGCTTTCTCTGTGATTCCAGCACTTTGCTGTGCAAAAATTGTAGGTGCTGAAGGGATATATCAATCTCTTATTTTGTGTCAAGTTATACAGGCTATGCTTCTTCCGTCTTCTGTAATTCCGCTTTTTAGAGTAGCATCTTCAAGATCAGTAATGGGGGAATACAAAATGGCATGGTATCTGGATATAATGTCTTTGTTGGCATTCCTTCTGATTCTTGCTTCAAATATAATCTTCATCAATGAAATGTTATTTGGAAATAGTAGCTGGATAAACAACCTTAAGGAAAATAGAAGATTTGGTGGAACAGTCATATATGCTGTCATTCTCCTTGCTGCTTGTGCTTTGATACTTTTTACACTATACTTGGCAGTTACACCTCTGAAATCTGCAAGTTATTTTCCAGAGGAAGGAACCATGTTTTCGCTGAAGGATGAACTAAACGAGGAAACAAAAGATGACATTCGAGATAAGGCTACTATTACTACCAAAGATGAATGTCAACCTATTGAGCATCAGCTTTCTCTGGAACCTACCGTGGAGAATACTGTGTACCATACTGATCGATCACTTTCGGAATCTATACCTGAACAATCTGATACTGCTATAGATTCTGATAATGATTGGCATCGAACTATTGACAGTGCCGGTGCTTCTGATATGACTTTTGATTCTGATCATGATTGCCAACAACCTTTTCCTGGCTCCAGCTCACCTGACATTTTTATTACTCCAATATTTGAACCTGAACTATCAAAGTCTATTGATGTAGCTGACTTAGAAACTGTGAGTGACACATCCACCAGTATCTTGTTAGATACTACTGTTAAAGAAAGGCATCAATgtgaagcagagaaggaagattTGGCATTAGAAGCAGCTATTGCCTGTGTGATGGACCAAGACAAGACATTAGAGACTACTGATTCTGTGGGTGAGTTGTTGGTTCCTCCGGTCAGTGAGCCGGTGCCACATTCAAGATCTGAAGATTCTGAATGTGGTAATACTGTTCCTGTAAAAAATTCAGATGTCAGTGGAAACTTACCAAAATTATCTGGATTAGGTCGCACAACTAGACGACAATTTGCTGCCATATTGGATGAGTTCTGGGGTCAACTTTTTGATTTCCATGGGAAACCATCACAAGAAGCTGTTGGACAAAAGTATGATTCTTTATTGGGATTAGACTTGAAAAGTGTTAGTTCTGTAAAAGGTGATATTGGAGCAGAGTCATCTGTTAGTTTACATAAAGACACTGATAGGGGAACAATTTTCCCACCAAACCCAATGGAATACAACTCTCGTAAGCTGAAAAACTTGACTAGTGGAGATTTATCTTATGGATTTCAGATGGGCTCTTCAACTTGGTCTCAAAACATGCAAGCAAAAACACATTTTCTAAACTCAGCTGGCAGCCTACCCGAGACAAATGAAAGACGTTATTCTAGTTTGTATCTGCCGCAATATTCTGACAACCATGATTATCAGCCAGCTACAATCCATGGATATCAATTAACATCTTATCTAAAGGAAATTGCTGCAGCAAGAAATCCTTGTTCCTCAAATGTGGCTCCTGAATCTCCAAGAGTTACTAAATCATCTCTTAAAGTTCCTCCGGGATTTGGGGATTCAGTTCCATACAGTGATAGACAAAATGGACTGAGTTCACTTGCAGCGTCTAGTTTGCAAAGTCCAGCATCTCGAGTTAGCAGAATGCAGGCTGAAGGAAATTTTTTCAATCCTTCTTTGGTTGAACCGATAGAAAATGCTGGCTCTTTTGCCTATGAAAAGAAATATCATAGTTCTCCAGACATTTCTGCCCTTATCGCTGCTAGCAGGAACTATTACTTGAACGAGTCAAAGTTGGGTGGTCCTATTGGTTTCAGACCATCTGTTGGTAGGATGATGACTAACCAACACCAATATTTGAATCCTATCTCCAGGACTGCAGTTTCATCACCATTCAATGAGCTCTACTCACCCAATCTCCAGAGAGATGCTCTCCCACCTCAACCGAATTTGAGTTCAGACACCAAATCTCTTTGGGCTATGCAACCATTTGAACAATTATTTACTGTGCCAACCAGAGAATACGATATAGGCAGACGAGTGGTCCCTGACAAACCTGGACACACTTTCCAAGATGTTTTTCCTTATGCTGAGGTAGAACGCAGGTTGTTACAGTCCCTTCGTTCTTGTATTATGAAGCTTCTGAAATTGGAAAACTCAGATTGGCTTTTTAGACCAAATGATGGATGCGATGAGGAGCTAATTTATCAAGTTGCTACAACGGAGAAGAATATGTGCAAAGTGGTTGAGATGAATCAATTAGATTATGGTGAACTTCACTTATCTCCTGAACGAAAGCTTAGTTCAGTTCAGAGGAATGAGGAGGCAGATATCGCTTACACTTTGTGGTTGCCTAATTGTCGAGATGGTTGTATATGGTGTGCGTCGCTTGTTGTAAGTTTTGGAGTTTGGTGTATTCATCGGATATTGGATCTCTCCCTCGTGGAAAGCCGTCCAGAGTTGTGGGGCAAATACACTTATGTCCTCAATCGTCTTCAG GGGATTCTTGATCTTGCATTTTCTAGGCACCGCGCTCCTCTCCACTCTTGCTCATGTCTCGATGTACCAGCGGAAATTACCGAACCTTCCAACTCTCCTATGCGGTCAAAACTGATAAATCAATCCTTCACAACAGCAGCTATGATACTTGATATCATAAAGGAAGTTGAAATTTCAGTCTCGGGTCGAAAGGGTCGGACCGGCACTGCTGCCGGCGACATTGCGTTTCCGAAGGGGAAGGAGAACTTGGCATCTGTTTTGAAGCGTTACAAGCGCCGGCTCTTGAACAAGAGTGCTGGAACACAGGAAGTTTCTTTACCCCGCAAAATTCAAACAACTCCAGCTCTATAG